The nucleotide sequence TCTGATGACCAAACAACCGTTGGCTCAACTGTTCCATATAAAGACAATGGAGCAATTAGCTTTGACAGCCTagttcgggggtcggcaacctgcggctcccgagccatttgtggctctttcacctctgtgctgcggctccctgtggctttgggaaataattggtcagtatttaattaaaatgtattttatgttagtttgttagcttttgaaatgtaattatggtgatcttgtacaacctaagtgtagcgacacatttcctgccacatcataaaacggctcacaattagccagcattccagctaagggagatagcctacgggggtttgtgagtacgcgtcttttgcagcatctgcgtccatgggggctgggttgagggaagctgaaaagcaaggctgtttagttcgaataaagctatctttgactgcagtttactgacaccgctacaacgtgtttttatcgctggctgtccagacggaaggtgctgaaacgctttgtcgcgtgtctggaagaagtgaaaactttcctgggcagcaaagggctcacctttcctgagctggaacagccagagtggctggaaaagctacacttcatggtagacatgacagcgcacctgaacacgctgaacacagctcttcaggggaaaggacgtacagccctgcacatgttggaggatgttttggcattcgagcgcaagttgacagtgcttgccagagatttacagaaaggcactttgtctcacttccccaatttgagagagttcaaacaaggtcacgacatgataatttcggagtatttacattctgcaatcatcgcaatgcaaacatcgtttgggaaacgcttctgtgagttcagagaggaaaaaaacacattatccttcccggtcactcccttaagcatcgatccttccctactgaatacgactgcattggcaggtgtgagtcaacctgatcttgagatggaactggccgacatagccgacaaagacatatgggtgtccaagtttagacgcttgacagcagaccttgaagatgttgcccgtcagaaggccgttcttgctcagaaacacaaatggagtgatattgaaaacctcacagatgacagcttgcgatcctgtgtaaagatgaaggtgacatcatacagccctgatgtgcagacgctgtgcgctgaggtccaggagcagaaatcccattaaccaagtatgataaatattttaattgcctattattttacttatattcatattttttcattgttcagtgaaatagtcctttcatttttcaggatgacagctggctgacgttatttttggtttgctgctggcggaaaatttaagttcggcgtttttcataaatacaagaaggactcaaatagacattgaatattttacttaaaagtaactttcaacccaacgtctttttttcggagttcaaaatgtttttgttgcatgcagaaatgtaatttcgttttctctgcaggagttcatcaatttcataaatgcaacacattatagtttgtttatgcatagcataaaggcaaaaaaaaacgttgtatgcagtgttatttcattttaaatgtcaaacgggttttgcggctcccagtgttttcttttctgtgggaaacgggtccaagtggctctttcagtggtaaaggttgctgacccctggcctagttaCTTCATCTAAACCTAACAACACCATTGTTAAGTTTAACCCAGtcaacctgttcatattctataccttcacagtatggtctggtcaattttgacccagcccaagaatcccctcataacagatatctataccaaattttgaactttgaattttgagttctacttagaatgtataaatagcctatctgacattaataaatgggtgattaatccttaattagtGTTTCAGAGATTTAAAATCCATTTCAGTGGATAGGGGTGAAATTTGACCCAGAACAGCCTCAacgtacaaaaatttgtagcacctgtacaaaagtataaaatgtttaaatattttcagttttgcgcattttgggtcacttAAGGAAAAATCATCAAATTTCAGCTTTAAAAAATGGCATTttgggtgtttttactgctgtcaaatatcaaaacaggtcaaatttgaccagaACAATATATAAGGGTTAACAACTTCATGTTGAAGCCACATAATATTGGCCTGGCCTGGGAATGCCAACAGTTCCATGAGCATCAGTAGTGCAGTGGTTTGAGTGACACTATTACAATTTAGGACATTCCAGAGTTCAAATTCTGGTGCCATctaatgagtttgtatgttctccctgtgaactacATGGCTTTCCTTCAGGTGCCCTGGTatcccccccacagtccaaagacataccgcttagtaggttaattggtgattgcaaATTGCTgtgtgattaggctggtgttaaatagGTAGGTTACTGGATGgttgggctcattgggctggaaaggcctgttccacacaCTATCCCCAAACAGACGAACGAATAACTGAAAAGCTCCAGCAGCATGGGGTGTTTAAAAATCCACTGACAAGCTTAAGTGGCAATTTGTGAGAGTTGATGTCTTCCACTTAATCCCTAAGGTTTTCCCAAGACGTTCCGCCTCAGTGTGCGAGCACGGCCCCAATGTATTAGCTGCCATATGAAGCATGGAGAACAGTGAAGAAAAGCAATCGGAGGTGGCAGGAAATGGTGAAAGGGAGAGGCCCGCTCCTATGGACAGCAGCTGCAGGAACCATGGACTTGTACATTACAGGAAGTCATTTAGGAGCTATATTTCTCTTctcattttttgttttgtctttaAAGATCTCACTGCATGGTCTGACAAAGAGAATGAGTGGGAGCAGTCCACTTGTGTCCTCAATGTAACCTCAACTTTACTCATCTATCCATGGTAATCTTTCATTACTTTGCTGATCAATTGTGTCCATCTCGTTCTTAAAGTATTTTAAGGCATAGCTTTTGTTCTTTGAAGGACAATGTTACAAAGACCCACAATCCTCAGAAGTTCATCTTAACTTTGTCTTAAATGGGTGACCCCTGGATCTAGATTCTCCTATAACATACTCCTCACAtccatacaagagaaaatctgcagatgctggaaatccaaagcaacacacacaaaatgctggaggaactcagcaggccaggcagcatctatggaaaagagcaagccATTGACGTTtggggccaagatccttcatcagcgcTCACATCTATCCTGTGATGATGTCTTCTAACATCTTGCATTTCAATCAAATAATCTCTTATTCATCTGAATTCTTCCAGTTCCAAATCTAGTTTATGACAGCCTGCatattgatagaggtgtacaagattataagagaCATAGATCGAGTGTTAGATAGCCAGAACCTTTTTCCCAGGATGCAAATGGCtgctaagtgggggggggggggtataagtTTAAGTTTAGTGTAATTAGAGGAAAGTGTAGGAGAAATCGCAGGTAAGTTTTTCTTATACTGAGTGCTGAATGCATGGAGCGtcttgccagggttggtggtagggGCAGATGCATTACGAGCATTTAAGAAATTcatggcacatggatgatagaaaaatagagagcgaCGTAAGAGGGAAATGCTAGATTGATCGTAGAATGGGTTAAaggatcggcacaacatcatgggctgatgaCTCGTACTGTGCtgttatgttcaatgttctagtACAGGTATTAGTCTAATAAATCTCCATTGTTTACTAGTACAAGTAATGAGAAGATCATTGGAAACTTCCCGTAAATAAAGAGACTATGTATTTTTGCCAATCCTCTAGACTGAAGCATAACCCCTTGTTAAATTACTTTAGCAATAATGATTGCATTCTCAATTACAGTGATgccagaaagtttgtgaaccctgtagaattttctatttctgcacaaatatgacctaaaggcagatcttcatgcaagtcctaaaactagataaagcgAACCttcttaaataaataacacaaaaaaacattatacttgttcagttatttattgagaaaaatgatcagaGCATTGCAATCCCTCACCACTTAGATGAGCTTTGTTCATTTTGACTGTATAAAGTAAGTTTCCACATTCACTGTATTTGGCAGATCTTTGGCCGCTCGTTTAACTTGCCTACATCCATTAGTAATGCTCCTATGTGTTTTTAATGGCTGCTTTTGAGTCGTGAGCAAAGTGAGCCACTATACCTTCAATGTTTTCATCAAAGTTATTTACATACATTTATAAAACATTGAtgacactgatccctgcagcaaaTCTCACAGCACATCTTGCCAAGCAGAGACAAAAATATTTATGCCGCCTCTGTTTCCTGTTAGCCAGCCAATGTTCAACCCTCGGCAATTTGTTACCTCCTACACAAGAAGCTATTATTTCCTGCAATAATGTTTCATGCAAAATCTCATGGGATCATAGAAAAGTTACCGCTTAGGAAGCCTTTCGGCCGATCATgtttaaaatgctctccatcttCACACCTCATTTGATTTGCCAACCCTTGCAAGTTTTTCATCACAATATATTAATTCCATTCGGATGACTAACAATGAAACCTGTCTCCATCACATCTGCAGACTGCATACAAGATTTGAGTCACACACTTGTGCTTCATTAGTtataaaagaaattcctcttcttgCTTTTGGTTATCCTCCAGTTTTAATTGATTTCTGTGATCTCTAGTTGTTGAAGCCTCCATCAATGAGAGCAGACTCCCACCTTCCACTGCCCTGACCGCTCATTATTTCCCTCATCCTTCCCCCCCGATACAGTCCCCTCCAATGTATTGTTTCTCATCCCAGTCACCATTCAGGTAAATCTTTTCTTGACCACCCCCACTCCACAAGgtcttcacatccattctataaTAGCATAACCAGAATAGAACACAATGCTCCATTTGAGGACATACTGGTGTTTTATATATTTAAGCACGATCTGTGATGTGCTGCCTGAGAAGCTGGTAGAGGCTCACCCACTCGTAGGATGTAAATATGTTTCTAGATAGCTGCTTGATTCAGCAAGGCAGACGTCTACAGACTTGGTGATATTCAATGGGATTAGTAAAGTGACTTCCAGAAATGTGCCGACACGCTCAGATGCTGCGGCCTCTACAGGGTCAACCAAAGtttttgtcctttttttttaaaacctgttCTTCacaatcgcaagaccctgttgaacATTAAGAACTTAAGTTACTGCAGGTgtaccccatcagcgagttgcttgttaGTGGAGAAACTAAAGGACTCTGTGCGGACCGTGATGCAGCCTGCGACAAAGAGGCGTCAGTGTGCAAAGTGGGTGTCTGGTCTAATAGTGAATAATCATCTCAGTTGCTTTTCTTGCATTCACTTGGTGTTGTGGAATGCTGCGAGTCCAGCTTACTGGCAAATGGTGGGGGAGCTGCAAAGCCTCGGTTGGAGTGAGCACCAGGCCTCAAGCCGCAGTGTCACCTGTTTGCAGCCATCCAGGCGAGGGGGTCAGGGTTGGGAGTGTTGGAAGTGGTGTGGCATGGCATCCATACTGGAGTCAATGTCGCACCTCACACCTCCCACCCCCAGCCCCAGTGTTGGCTTggcaagctgtattgtgttcaactgcagactaCTGCACCATTCAtgtactcagggacttggactatatttttttgtgtgactggatTTTACTGCTGTAtaatatgtgccttgtgctgggcatgactgttggtactgtgtattttgcaccttggccctgcaGTAACATGTTCCATTTGGCGGTATCCCCGTATGATTCAATGACAAATGAAGATGATCGGATTCAAAGCAGGACACTGTGGGCCAAGGGGACTGATTCTGTGGTAGCagaatttctcttttttttattctgtaCCTCTgttgacaaaagttcagaaatgacTAAATGTTGAAAAGTTGCAAGTCGGGTTGAACAAAAGCTTAGGGAATTTCTGTGCATTCATTAGTTTCCCCTCATCTACAGCATATCACTGCTGTTCCAAAGTCTTTGTAGTTCTGTTTTTGGAGTTAACATTGAACCTGACAGACAATGCCAGGATGGTTTGTGTGGTTCACTTTTAGAGATGGGGGCAGCTGGGAAAGTAGAGCGGGGTCAAATGCTGGTTTTGCTTAACTTTGTTCCTAAGAACTTGGGATCTATTTCATAGGAAATATTTAGTCCGTTTTAAGCTAAGATTAAAGGTACAGCTCAGCATTGTTTCACCAATAGATTTCATGCTCTTCATTGGCCAAGGGCTTGTAACCTGGAGCTGCATACAGCAGCCATTGACATTTTTAGAAGAGTAGTAGAAACTTTAAAGGGATAATGAAGGCATTTCTTTCCTGTTTCCCGCATCTGTTCATTTTCAAAGAGTCATCACTCTTATTATGTGCTGAATCACTTATCTCATGCCCCATGCCGCACCGAACATCATTTGTGAAAGTAGGCTCTAAGTCAAGGGTGTACAGCGCAGGCCCACAATcaagcatactttcttcagccaatgattagtgtgtcaaggccgacctggatgggaaaggcagtttcccGGCACAAATAGTTTTCACCACATTGCGTCCAGATATAATCGTCTGGTCTGACGCCAGTAGGgaagtggttattggtgaacttactgtcccctgggaagacaacatcgatgaagcccatgagcgcaagttaaacaagtatgcagaattaagatcagagtgcagagacagagggtctcatgctatccattcgaagtaGGTTGCCGTGGCTTTATTGTGTTCACCttccagaagtggctgcgtggccttggcttcactagaagagagatcaagtcaaccagcagggctgtagctgaggcagcagaggcaAGATCATCATGGTTGTGGACTAGagtacgtccagaggggcagatagtcagacaatgtatccatcttttgtaaactcttcagtagctgcatagacacctgaagagtagactatctgtcggatggaagcgaccaacaactctgatagaggcagatgccaagttgttaagctcatcagtgggaggtggtgctttagcactgctggcccaccacctcgagggagtcttgatcataagcgggccgaaactcctgaagacaggtggcagatcaactgatgatcccactgatgatagaacaggacagttaacatcttagtccgcgtgtattttcaattctttaTGACATGACCaatcttggcaaatgtttctacagaagtgctttgccattgctttcttctgggcagtgtctttgcaagatgggtgaccccagccattatcaacactctccagggattgtctgtctggcatcagtggtcgcataactagGGTCTGTGATAATGCACCTGCTGCTCATACAATCATCCAGTGTCCgttctgatagcttcatattatCCTGAttggtgggaggagggagggtaagtagatgctgcaccttgcccagaAGTGACCTGtaagctagcagagggaaggggcaccttacacctcctttggtagagatgtatctgaACCCCACCACCCCATTCAGAGATTAGTGCAAGTGTTGGTGGAGATGACCCTGGCAATCCAGGGCCAGCAGAATAGGATGTGAATGTAAAtgcaatggattccagttaattgggagcacatcaggaccagtacattttggctcaattaagcaaGTGTCCCAATTAGCCAGAGTTTcatgggaaaagtttaaaaagtaTACAAATGACAAACTGAGTAGCAAATTATGTAGTTAAATGAAATGCCAGAAAAAAAACACTACCAatagtactacagtactataaacctgtattagttcctaatagttatcaacagaggactTCATCCAATTTACGCAATGAATAAAATCAGTGCAgccacctagtgcagataatggattgacttcatacaatgctattgacagtttcatctgccaaatcttcattttcattgtaacatcaaagatgattgtcaataccttcaaatcctTTGTAGTTCTTAACATATTGAggtagtgaaataatttcatattcactcctggctgtttcaggcatcttcgagtctgaatgcttgaaaccacagtgagcaaaacagttcaccAACTGAGCTTGTTTTTCACCAACTCTCAGTGACAAAatgcactgccttttgaacacaaacacatgcaacggACACTATTTCAAAGCTGTTCACTCTAGGCATGGTGTAACGTCTGATGGCCACAAAAGTGCATTTGACTGACACCAGTTGGAACCTGCTTGGCAACAGTCTGCTGCCCTAGTTGAGTGTGTAATGTCTCGgcaattttcttgattagtttttgtccaTTGAGAGTTGTCTCAGATAAGCAGCTGCACCGATCAACCAATGGCCCAATGaatcggaatccactgtatatccaAATTACAATTTTGGATATAgtaagatattttttaaaaaatgccgcGTTAACAGCTGAGCCAATCTTCCTTTAATGTTTCCATTTAAAATATAGTTTTCAGAACAATGAGAAAATTCACCAGTACTGTAGAAAAAAAAGCTTACATATACGTACGAGGTTCTAAAAATGCTGGGAATCTTGATCAATgcagattgctggaggaactcagcaggttaggcagtgtctatggaggagTACAAAGACTTGATTATAGACTTTTTGTTTGTCATACTAAATTTAAGATGAATCTGCAAATACTGGTCAGCCAATTGCCTGTATAACAATTAACTTCATTGCAGTATATACACACTAGAACTGTGCAATACTTAATTTAGTGAAGTCAGTTTCATTAACACTTTGAAGCTTGATGGTAATAATGCAAAATTAACCACATTCCTACTTTAGTTATAAACAGCTTGGAActgttttctgctttttttttcacattttaAAACTGGTGCCCTTTGAAGGTTTTTGATGTACTGTTTTGTTGTGCACACGGATCTTATTTCAGAGTTGAGAACTCTTCAGAAAGACATActattaaagaattggatcagtgtAGGGCAAGAGAGAGGATTCAGTCTTTGCCATTTTTTTTGTCTTTCAGAATTCAGGACCTGAACTAAACACTCTTTTGAAGTTCATTGCAATGAAGCATttcctgtgtgtgtgttattctttGCCACCAGTTGCTTTCTCCTTGCCAACATCTCATAAAGATGTAAATATCCTCCTGACAGTCAGAAATAATGAGTATTTGCAGATGGAGCAAATGCAGTCATGGACTGAAGGTTCACCAGGCAACTTGGTTAACTTGCACCTTCAAAGGCCAAAGCCATCCAACACTGATGTTAGGTAGCTGGCACATAGGTGAGGCTTCAGTTGATGAGGACGCTAAAGTGACTTTATAAAGTCGATGCATCGCAATGAATTGATGAAAATGACTTTTACAAACTTCAGTTTCATTGTTACCATTGAATTTAGTGGACTAACCCTAGTCATGTGTCCGCATCTGGAAAATATAAAGGGAACAGTCCAACTTGGAAAAACACAACAGCTTGAAAACAGGGATATCAGCTTCGAAGTGTGACAAGAAGTGTATTCTGAGACTTGTCTCCCAACCAAACTCTGCTAACTGGTTCATATTAAAATAGAGTAATTGCAGCTGAGACACCTTTTGAGCAAGTAAGTTATCTTACTTTCCAAAATATCAAGGACAAAGCTGGACCATAAATTTACAGCTCATGCAACCCACTATGAGATGATTGTTTTAAATAAAGGTGTGGTTATATGATGCATTGGTGTGTAGAAAATAGTGAAATGAGTGACAAAGGGTTTATGGACAATGCAAAGTATTTTAATTTAAAGTTGGTGTTTATTAATTTATAGGATATGAACACTGCTAGAAAAGCCAGTATTTATTACCATCCTCATGAGGATCGTCACTGGGCTGTTACTTTGAGACACTGCAGTCCTTTTGGTGCAAGTTGTGTGATTTCCGGAGTTTAAATCAGCTACCATGAAGGATAGTCAATACATTTCCAAGACAGAGTGGTGTGCAACGTGAAAGAGATCTTGCAGGCGGTGATGTTTTCATGCACCTTTTGCCCTTGTTTTCCTTGATCACAAATTGTTAGAGAGGCAGGGGCAAGAGATTTCTTGGCGGCAAACACTGGGCAGTTGTCTGAGAGTGGAGAGAAACAGATGCTAATCAAATAGTACTATTTCAGCGGAATTGAAATTGTGCTGTTATTGAGATTCCTTGAAAATACATTTCGAATTAGGAGGAAAAGTTAAAGCTTCAAATAATCATTCTATACAATGGCTCAAACCCTTGTGGCTGATCAACAATTCTTAATAATTACACAAGCATTCTCTTACCAGTAGCTGGGTTGGGTCCTCCCATTTTCCCTGAAGAAACACTGAGTTCTGGATTGTCAGGAGCCTTAATTCAGTGATGCCCTTTGCTGCATGATTGGATGCATTGtgggattttttttgtgtttggaTTGATCCATATTGGGCATATGGTATTCTGTGACAGGATTTCCTCATCCATCCCCTCAATACAAACTAGAGTTAGCTGACACTTGGAACTATTTGGCCAACTTTTATTTCCAACTTCCAACACTTTGTCCTCATTAGGCAAGTTCTTACAAATGAAGGCAAACTGCCTGCTCTCTGAAGAATGAGACTGGAAAAAAGGATGTTTAAGAATAATATTCTCCTTTTGAGTGGCCCATGTGCTGTATTCACTTTCAGCCATCAATGTGACCAAGAAGGCCACAGTGAGGAAGAGTTACCCCGTGGTAAAGCTCTGCTTTTGAAACTTATCATAATCATATTCAAAAATGCCTGGAAACTAATTTTCCAACACTTGGTGCAGCAGTCAAACCCCACAGTTTTTGAGATATTATGTGAATTTCAAAGGTAACTTTCACTAGCTCAACAAGACACT is from Hypanus sabinus isolate sHypSab1 chromosome 5, sHypSab1.hap1, whole genome shotgun sequence and encodes:
- the LOC132393690 gene encoding general transcription factor II-I repeat domain-containing protein 2-like; translation: MVDMTAHLNTLNTALQGKGRTALHMLEDVLAFERKLTVLARDLQKGTLSHFPNLREFKQGHDMIISEYLHSAIIAMQTSFGKRFCEFREEKNTLSFPVTPLSIDPSLLNTTALAGVSQPDLEMELADIADKDIWVSKFRRLTADLEDVARQKAVLAQKHKWSDIENLTDDSLRSCVKMKVTSYSPDVQTLCAEVQEQKSH